The nucleotide window TCAAGGCGGACGCGAACGCCCTCTCCGGTATGCTTGTCGAACAGGGACACGGCGTAGACGCCCGCGTTGACGACCCGCAGCCAGCCGTTGCCGATGGTGCAGGGTGTCAGGAGCTGGACCGCGTCCGGCAGACACCAGGACGTCTCGCTCACGGCGTCGAAGAGCACGCCCTCCGGGATGTGGCGCTTGGCCTCTTCCACCATGTAGCCGCCGAGCAGCAACCCGGGTGCGGGATAATTGTGAAACCACGTGGCCAGCTCCACGAACCCCTCGAAGGTGAAATCCTGCCCCGCTTCAATACCGGGTGCCTGTCCGGCCGTCTGATTCAGCATAGTCCGTCCGTAGATATTTATTATGCCCACACGGGCACAATCAACCCCTATGAGAAGACGACACATCCAGACAATGTGCTCAGACTTGATCACGTTCTGGCACCAAACCAATTTACATCCACATTTCCAGCCGGTTGCAACCTAGCCACCAACTGCGGGAAGCTCCTTCAAGACTGAAAAGCGTCTTTATTTTTTGGGGAATAAATCAGTATTTCGGACAGATAGGCATCAAAAATCAAACTATCGAAAAAACTGGTGTCAAAACGTGGTGCAGTCTGAAAATATCCATTTTCCAGGCTCAAAAACCATACGGTTTTTTGGTGCATGGGCTAAAAGAATTGCACCTTGACCAGTCCGGGACGGAAAAAACTCCCGAATTCCGTCCACTCAGGCGGTATCCTGGAGGTCGGTTTCTAAAACCGAGGCCACTGCCCCCAGCAGGGTGTCGGAATCCAGGGGCTTGGACACGTACCAGTTCATGCCCGCTTCCAGGAACCTGTTCTTGTCCCCGGCCATGGAATGGGCGGTCAGGGCGATTGCCGGGATGTCCCTGTTCGTTTCCCCGGCGTCACCGCGACGGAGCGCCTTCATGGTTTCCATGCCGTCCAGAACGGGCATCTGAATATCCACGAGCAGGATGTCGAAGGGCTCGGCTCGCAGGGCGTCCAGAGCCTGCTCCCCGTTTTCCACGACCGTCACCGTATGCCCGCCTTTTTCAAGGACTCGCCGGGCGAACAGGCGCGACGTACCGTCGTCTTCGGCCAACAGGACTTTCACACCCGTCACGAGAACAGGCCCCATGCGTTTCCCGGCGACAGAGGCCGCAGGCTCGGCGATTTTGAAGGGAATGCTGAAATAGAATTGTGAACCGACGCCGAGCTCGCTATCCACGGCCATGGTGCCGTTCATCAACTCCAAGAGACGCGCGCAGATGGCCAGGCCAAGTCCCGCGCCCTGGAAACGGCGGCGGTAGCTTCCGTCGACCTGGGTAAAGGGCGTGAACACCCGCGCCAGCTGCTCGTCGGCTATGCCGGGCCCGTTATCGGAAACCGTGAACAGCAACCGACACTCGCCCTCGGCGTGGATCGGCAGCGGACGGACGTCCACGTCGACCCTGCCTGCCTCGGAAAACTTGAGGGCGTTGCCGACCAGATTGCCGAGAATCTGCTGGGTGCGCACGGCGTCGCCATTGAGTCTGGCCGGGACATCCGGGCTGACCTGAACCCGCAACTCAATCCCCTGCTCTCTGGCGGCAGGGGCGAAGAGATGGAGCATGCTCTCCATGATATCGGCCGGGCTGAAGGGCTCGGCAACGATTTCCATGCGGCCCGACTCGACCCGGGTCAGGTCGAGAATATCCGACAACAGCCGGATCAGCCTGTTGCTCGCCTGAAGCGCATATTCGATGAACTCATGCTGCTCTTCCGTCAGTTCCGTTGTGTTCATCAACTGCAGCATGCCCATGATGCCGTTGATGGGAGTGCGGATTTCATGGCTCATGTTTGCCAGGAACTCGCTCTTGACCTTGGAGGCGGATTCAGCGGCCTGCTTGGCCTCCACCAGGGCGGCTTCGAAGCGTTTCCGGTCGGAGATGTCCCGGCAGATGGCCAGGATGAGCGGCACACCGCCCGCCAGAAGGCCCCGCGCACTCACTTCCACATCGTAGGAGGAGCCGTCCTTGCGCCGATGAACAGTTTCAAATATCTTGTTTATCTTGGTCAGGTCTTCGAAATTATTTAATATTTCATCCCTTGACGTGTTCACCTCATAATCCCAGGTGTGCAAGCCGACGACCTCTTCCGCAGAATAGCCCAGCATGGCGGCGAACTGCTCATTGGCTTCGATAATCCGGTGCTCCTGGTCAATGATGACTATGCCGTCATTGCTCTTTTCCAAAAGCACCCTGCGCCGCTGGGCTTCGCTCTCCAGCAGGGATTCGGCCTTTCTCTGGCGGGAGATGCTGACCACGGTTTCAAGCCGTTTATCCTCCCCTCCGAGGTTCAGGCGCTTCACCGAGCGAAGGACGGGGATGGGGGCCTTGCCCGGGGTGAGCAGGATGCATTCCGCCTTGTCCTCTGCCGTGACGGGACCATCCGACTCCCGAGAGCCGTGGTCGCAGATGACCAGCGGGGCGGTCTTGCCCACCACGTCGCCTTCAGCGGTTCCCATGAGGTCCAGCACATGGTGGTTCACCTTCTCGATGACCTTGGTCTTGTCGTCAATGATGAACACGCCGACGTCGATGGTGTCGAGCAGGGTCCGCTGCAGGGCCTCTGCGGCCGCCAGGCGGGTGTTCGCCGCTTTGAGGATATAGAAGAAATAGCCAACGAGCAGGCCGGTCGTTCCGCCGACCAGAAAGGAAACGACATAGGTCGTCAGCCGAAACGGATCGATTCCCGTCGCCATCTTCTGAACAAACGACAACCCTGTCAGGAAGGCCGCGCCAGCCAGGAAGGCCACCCCGAAAAAAAGCGTTCTGGTTGCAATTCGTCTGTTCATGTTCCACGTGGATTGCAGATGACACCCGGAATCGGTCAACCGGTCCTCTTCGATCATGCAGATGCGGCCATGTCCATGGGATAGGCACACCTCACTGAAGACGATAAAACAAATATAGGCTTGCCGTCCAGATAATCGGTTTTTTTCTCCCATACCGCCATGCGGAGGACGGGATCGGGCCGAAACGGCGTGTGCGAAGGGGGTTATTGGGCCACGGGCGAAAAGGACGCTCCGGTCAGGTCGGCCAGATCGCGGGGGGAGAGCTCGACCTCCAGGCCCCGGCGCCCGGCGCTGACGAAAATGGTGTCCTGATCGAACGCGGATTCGTCGATGACCGTTGGCAGCGGCTTCTTCTGGCCGAGCGGGCTCACGCCGCCGACCACATAGCCGGTCACCCGTTCCACCTGCCTGACGTCGGCCATGGCCGTCTTTTTCGCGCCCACGGCCTTGGCCAGCCGCTTGAGGTTGAGCCGACAGGCAACGGGCAGCACCGCCACCACCAGTTCGGGCCCGGCGGCCACCACCAGGGTCTTGAACACCCTGGCCGGGTCCAGGCCGAGCTTTTCAGCCGCTTCCAGGCCGTAGGAATCCGCCGACGGATCGTGTTCGTATTCGTGGACGGCGTAGGCGATCTTCGCCCTTTTCGCCGCGTGGATGGCCGGTGTCATGATGCGCTCCTCGTCAGTTGCGGCGCAGCATAACCAAGTCGCCCCAAACCTTCAACAGGTCGGCCCGGTCGGTCAGAGCATCTTCTTCCGGTAAAAATAGAAGAACATGCCCACACCGACCACGCCCATGACGGCCATGACTATATAATAGCCGTAATACCATTCCAGTTCCGGCATATACTTGAAGTTCATGCCGTACACCCCGACAATGAAGGTCAGCGGGATGAATATGGTGGCGATGACGGTCAGGAGCTGCATGACCTTGTTGGTTCTGATGCCGATGAGTGAGATCTGATAGTCGATCATGGACTTGAGGATGTCGTGCAGTGCCGTGGCCCCTTCCAGGGTCTGCTCGTGGTGGCCGACCACGTCCACGAGGAAAGGATGGACCTGCTCCGATATCTCGGTGTCGTCCCGGAGCAGGGACTTGAATATTTCCCGGATGGGCACCAGGGTGTTGCGCAGCAGGATGGTCTCTCGTTTCAATTCATAGAGTTCGCCCAGCATGTCGTCGGAAATCCCGCTGCTCAACCTGCCTTCGAGTGCCTGGGCCGCCTCGCCGAACCGGGCCAAGGCCAGCATATGCTGGTCCACCAGGGCGTCGAGGATGGCCACCATCAGGTATGACGAGTCGGAGTTACGGATGCGCCCCTTTCCCTTGTGGATGCGGGCCAGGATGCCGTCCAGCAGGTCGCTCTCCCGTTCCAGGAACGCCACCACCAGATTGTCCCGCCAGAACAGGCTGACCTGCTCGGACTTGAGCAGGCCGTCCGCGACCATCATGTGCTTCATGACGATGAATCCGGTGTCGTCGTCCGCCCAGACAAAATGCGGTCGCTGCCCGGTGTTGAGCACGTCCTCCAGGAAAAGGGGCGGGATGGAGAGCTTCGCGCCGATGCCCTTGACCATGTCCGGCTGATGGATGCCGGTGGCGATGAGAAAATTGATGCAATCCGGCTCGAAGACAATGCCGTCCGCAGAGAGCACGCACTCCTCCGTGACCTTGTCCGACCTGTAGGAATACGTCGTCACGGACGGGGTGAAATCGCGTTTCTCCCCGGCATAGACGAGAGTTCCCGGGGCCGCATCCAACTTGACGCTGTTCCACTTGAGAAAATCAAACACTGTCCCCTCCTCGGTCAGCGGGATTGGTCGTGGCTTTTCATTGCAACCTTTCATACAACGGTGATAGGAACGGTGTCCACTGATTACACAACGGAGAAACCCATGCAGGAATTCCTGAACAACCCATACGTGGTCAAGGCGCTGCTGAGCCTGGCCCTGACCCTGGCCATCCTGATCCTGGCCAGGATCGCGGTGTCCGTAGCCACGCACAAGGGGCGGCAGGCCACTGAAGCTCCGTTCATCATCAAATACACTGCCCTGTTCCTGATCGCCATGTCCCTGGTGGTCATCTGGCTGGACGGCATCACCCCCATCCTCACGGCGCTGACCATCGTGGCGGCTGCGCTGACCATCGTTTCCAAGGAGCTGATCCTCAACTTTCTCGGCTCGTTCGTGATCTTCTGGCGGGAGGTCTTCGCCATCGGTGACCGGGTGGAAATCGGCGATTTTTCCGGCGACGTCATCGACAAGGGCATCCTCTACTTCACCCTGCTGGAAACCGGCAGGACCGACTCCACCAACCACTCCACGGGGCGGCTCATCAAGGTCCCCAACGCACTGACCCTGACCCTGCCGGTGGTCAACTCCACCCGGGGGGCGGGATACGTATGGACGGAGCTGCGCATCGTCCTCACCCCGGAAAGCGATTGGGAAAAGGCCAGGGAACGGCTCCTCGACCTGATCAATGCCTATTACGTATCCGAAAAAATCGATCTGGAACGGGTAAAGCGGGTGTTCGAGAAACGGAGCATCTTCTTCAACAGGCTGACACCCAGGGGCTATGTGGACCTGGCCTCCGGCGGCGTGCGCATCACCCTGCGCTATCTGTGCCGCTCCCGCATGACCAGGGAGAGCCGGGACTTCATCCTGACCCGGTTCCTGCCCGAACTGGGCTCGCTCAACGTCAGGCTGGCGGACGAGCAATCCTGACCGCCGCCCCGCCTGCCCGAATCCGGACCGGCGAATCCCCCTGAGGATCCTTCCGATTCCTCCCATTCCAGGCCGAAAAGGCCGACCCCGACCGATTGTGAAAACAACCGCGCCAAGACGTTCTGACACCTTGACATGGATATCCTTTTTAAAATAGTACCTCTATTGTGTTATTAATTTCATATTTGTGCTAACGGCTCCGATTCTTTCCCGACAGGTCCCGTTAGCCGAGGAGGGTATCCCATGTCAGGATGCACACCCAAGTCAGCTCCGGCAGTTGCGCCGGTGGACTTGTCTTCAATCCACCCCAACAAGGAGGGAACGATGAAAAAGATTGAAGGCGTGATGGCTCAAACCAACGCCCCCAAGGGCATCGACCCGGACGGAATTTTCTTTGTCCAGGTCGATCCCACCAAATGCGAGGCATGCGGCACGTGTGAAGAGGTCTGTGCCACAGGCGCGATCCAGGCCATCAACGAAGACGGCATTCGTGCGGTCGTGGACCCGGCGGCCTGCATGAACTGCGGCCAGTGCCTGACCAACTGTCCCTACAGCGCCATCTACGAAGGCGTGTCCTTTGTGGACGAGATCTTCGAAAAGCTGCAGGACCCGGACACCGTGGTCGTGTCCATGCCCGCCCCCGCCGTCCGGTACGGCCTGGGCGAAAGCTTCGGCGCGCCCACCGGCACCTATGTCGGCGGCCAGATGCACGCGGCCCTGCGCAAGCTCGGCTTCGACTACATCTGGGACAACGAGTTCACCGCCGACGTGACCATCATGGAAGAAGGCACCGAACTCATCCAGCGGGTCAAGGAACAGGGCAAGAAGGGCGCCCGCCCCCTGCCCCAGTTCACGTCCTGCTGCCCGGGCTGGGTCAAGTTCACCGAGACCTTCTACCCGGACCTGCTGCCGAACCTGTCGAGCTGCAAGTCTCCCATCGGCATGCTCGGCCCCCTGTCCAAGACCTACGGAGCGCACGAGACCCATACCCCGGCCAAGAAGATCTACACGGTCTCCATCATGCCGTGCATCGCCAAGAAGTACGAAGGGCTGCGCCCGGAGTTGGCGGACAGCGGCTTCCGCGACATCGACGCCACCATCAATACCCGCGAGCTGGCCTACATGATCAAGACTGCGGGCATCGACTTCAACTCGCTGCCCTCGCAGAAACCCGACCCGATCCTGGGCGACTCCACCGGCGCGGCCACCATCTTCGGCAACTCCGGCGGCGTCATGGAAGCGGCCCTGCGCCTGGCCTACGAGGTCCTGTCCGGACAGACCCTCAAGAACCCGGACATCAAGGTCGTGCGCACCCACGAAGGCATCAACACCGCCGATGTCGCGGTGCCCGGCTTCGGCACGGTCAAGGTGGCCGTGGCCAGCGGCCTGGCAAACGCCGCCAAGCTCTGCGACGAAGTCAGGGCCGGGAAATCCCCGTACCACTTCATCGAGATCATGAGCTGCCCCGGCGGTTGCGTTAACGGCGGCGGCCAGCCCATCGACCCCGAGGTCACGGCTTCCCTGTTCCGCAGCACTGTGGCCAAGATCAACAAGCGTTTCCGGGCACGCCGGGTCAGCGCATAAGGAGGATAGCAACCATGAAAATGAACAGACGCGGTTTCATCAAGGCCTGCGGCTTCATGGCCGGATATGCCGTTCTCGGCGTCAACCTGACCAAGGAAGCGGTCGCAAGCTCCATGAACTTCGTTGGCCTGCGCCAGAAGTCCGTGTACGACGCCGACGCCAAGATCTACAAGGTCAGGAAGTCCCAGGACAACCCCATGATCGCCAAGATCTACGACCACAAGGACGGCTTCCTGCATGAAGGTCCCTGCGGCCACATGTCCCACCACCTGCTGCACACCCACTACGTGGACCGCAGCGCGCGGTTGGCTGCACTCAAGGCCAAGGGCTTCAAGTTCAACCTCTAAGACCTGACAGCTTCGACCTGCGGCGAGGACATTTCTGATCCTAGGGCCGAAAGCTTTTCCCTCCTTCCCCGTTTCACTCTGCAAGACACCCCGCGCGCTCCGCGCTGCTCTCTCTGTTTCGTAATACTTTTTTTAAAAAGTTATGCGTTCAGTATAATTTTTTCTTGATTAGTAATATTTTTTCTCGTAAGAATTTCCCCGGAACACCTCCATTCGGAGAAATTCTGCCTGCGGGAAGGGTTCGCCTGAACCACAGGGTGGAGCCAACTGGCCCTGCCCGTTTCCGCGGCCGGGAGAACCGTCCAGAAGCTCCGCCCATATTCCCTCGAAGCAGAAGGCCCGGGAGTGCTAAACCGGGCTCT belongs to Pseudodesulfovibrio portus and includes:
- a CDS encoding [FeFe] hydrogenase, group A — its product is MKKIEGVMAQTNAPKGIDPDGIFFVQVDPTKCEACGTCEEVCATGAIQAINEDGIRAVVDPAACMNCGQCLTNCPYSAIYEGVSFVDEIFEKLQDPDTVVVSMPAPAVRYGLGESFGAPTGTYVGGQMHAALRKLGFDYIWDNEFTADVTIMEEGTELIQRVKEQGKKGARPLPQFTSCCPGWVKFTETFYPDLLPNLSSCKSPIGMLGPLSKTYGAHETHTPAKKIYTVSIMPCIAKKYEGLRPELADSGFRDIDATINTRELAYMIKTAGIDFNSLPSQKPDPILGDSTGAATIFGNSGGVMEAALRLAYEVLSGQTLKNPDIKVVRTHEGINTADVAVPGFGTVKVAVASGLANAAKLCDEVRAGKSPYHFIEIMSCPGGCVNGGGQPIDPEVTASLFRSTVAKINKRFRARRVSA
- the corA gene encoding magnesium/cobalt transporter CorA; this encodes MFDFLKWNSVKLDAAPGTLVYAGEKRDFTPSVTTYSYRSDKVTEECVLSADGIVFEPDCINFLIATGIHQPDMVKGIGAKLSIPPLFLEDVLNTGQRPHFVWADDDTGFIVMKHMMVADGLLKSEQVSLFWRDNLVVAFLERESDLLDGILARIHKGKGRIRNSDSSYLMVAILDALVDQHMLALARFGEAAQALEGRLSSGISDDMLGELYELKRETILLRNTLVPIREIFKSLLRDDTEISEQVHPFLVDVVGHHEQTLEGATALHDILKSMIDYQISLIGIRTNKVMQLLTVIATIFIPLTFIVGVYGMNFKYMPELEWYYGYYIVMAVMGVVGVGMFFYFYRKKML
- the ybaK gene encoding Cys-tRNA(Pro) deacylase — its product is MTPAIHAAKRAKIAYAVHEYEHDPSADSYGLEAAEKLGLDPARVFKTLVVAAGPELVVAVLPVACRLNLKRLAKAVGAKKTAMADVRQVERVTGYVVGGVSPLGQKKPLPTVIDESAFDQDTIFVSAGRRGLEVELSPRDLADLTGASFSPVAQ
- a CDS encoding mechanosensitive ion channel family protein; this encodes MQEFLNNPYVVKALLSLALTLAILILARIAVSVATHKGRQATEAPFIIKYTALFLIAMSLVVIWLDGITPILTALTIVAAALTIVSKELILNFLGSFVIFWREVFAIGDRVEIGDFSGDVIDKGILYFTLLETGRTDSTNHSTGRLIKVPNALTLTLPVVNSTRGAGYVWTELRIVLTPESDWEKARERLLDLINAYYVSEKIDLERVKRVFEKRSIFFNRLTPRGYVDLASGGVRITLRYLCRSRMTRESRDFILTRFLPELGSLNVRLADEQS
- a CDS encoding iron hydrogenase small subunit yields the protein MKMNRRGFIKACGFMAGYAVLGVNLTKEAVASSMNFVGLRQKSVYDADAKIYKVRKSQDNPMIAKIYDHKDGFLHEGPCGHMSHHLLHTHYVDRSARLAALKAKGFKFNL
- a CDS encoding PAS domain-containing hybrid sensor histidine kinase/response regulator: MNRRIATRTLFFGVAFLAGAAFLTGLSFVQKMATGIDPFRLTTYVVSFLVGGTTGLLVGYFFYILKAANTRLAAAEALQRTLLDTIDVGVFIIDDKTKVIEKVNHHVLDLMGTAEGDVVGKTAPLVICDHGSRESDGPVTAEDKAECILLTPGKAPIPVLRSVKRLNLGGEDKRLETVVSISRQRKAESLLESEAQRRRVLLEKSNDGIVIIDQEHRIIEANEQFAAMLGYSAEEVVGLHTWDYEVNTSRDEILNNFEDLTKINKIFETVHRRKDGSSYDVEVSARGLLAGGVPLILAICRDISDRKRFEAALVEAKQAAESASKVKSEFLANMSHEIRTPINGIMGMLQLMNTTELTEEQHEFIEYALQASNRLIRLLSDILDLTRVESGRMEIVAEPFSPADIMESMLHLFAPAAREQGIELRVQVSPDVPARLNGDAVRTQQILGNLVGNALKFSEAGRVDVDVRPLPIHAEGECRLLFTVSDNGPGIADEQLARVFTPFTQVDGSYRRRFQGAGLGLAICARLLELMNGTMAVDSELGVGSQFYFSIPFKIAEPAASVAGKRMGPVLVTGVKVLLAEDDGTSRLFARRVLEKGGHTVTVVENGEQALDALRAEPFDILLVDIQMPVLDGMETMKALRRGDAGETNRDIPAIALTAHSMAGDKNRFLEAGMNWYVSKPLDSDTLLGAVASVLETDLQDTA